From Hermetia illucens chromosome 6, iHerIll2.2.curated.20191125, whole genome shotgun sequence, one genomic window encodes:
- the LOC119659070 gene encoding probable splicing factor, arginine/serine-rich 6 produces the protein MVTRTSIEFVNPTLSGDRLFSQKIQKSESEMTSVVHITGLVNEIERKDLENICRPYGAVVQIRLGRGVPKEAFVEFNDPNSAANIVKELNGQEMCGMKIELYVNYNNEGDSSKSRKYRNREAYSTRRDASQSRTEDRGRRKSSRSVFDSNRCSDRLRGPRREFGNSLNCRRVDASKKQMAMKRDRSKSRAPAVDQRTSYRSRYPSKRDEDFHRRGLMRNDSKTRRYHDNRRSRNRDETKDRNVNKYGRVTSRDRSESPCGKYRSVVTQPAKRRRVDSTGSSYSTTSSQHTSVSSRGVTPDSGNWD, from the coding sequence ATGGTTACTCGAACTTCAATTGAATTTGTGAATCCAACTCTATCAGGTGATCGTTTGTTCTCacagaaaattcaaaaatctgAAAGCGAAATGACGAGCGTAGTGCATATAACCGGTCTAGTTAACGAAATTGAAAGGAAGGATCTTGAAAATATTTGTCGTCCGTATGGTGCCGTTGTACAAATCAGGCTTGGTAGAGGAGTACCAAAAGAAGCGTTCGTTGAATTCAACGACCCAAATTCGGCAGCTAACATAGTAAAAGAACTGAACGGACAAGAAATGTGTGGCATGAAAATTGAATTGTACGTAAATTATAATAACGAAGGCGATTCGTCCAAATCACGAAAATATAGAAATAGGGAAGCGTACTCGACGAGGCGGGATGCGTCGCAATCGAGAACTGAGGATCGAGGACGCCGAAAGTCGTCCAGGAGCGTGTTTGATTCGAATAGATGCAGTGATCGATTAAGAGGCCCAAGACGAGAGTTTGGCAATTCTCTGAATTGCAGAAGGGTGGATGCAAGTAAAAAACAGATGGCCATGAAACGGGATCGGTCTAAATCGAGGGCTCCCGCAGTTGACCAGCGTACCTCTTACCGAAGCAGATATCCCTCTAAGAGGGATGAAGACTTTCATCGAAGAGGCTTGATGCGAAATGATTCTAAAACAAGGAGATACCATGACAATCGGAGATCAAGGAATCGCGACGAGACTAAGGACCGGAACGTAAACAAGTATGGACGCGTTACCAGCCGGGATCGGTCTGAATCGCCCTGTGGAAAATATCGTTCGGTAGTTACGCAACCTGCAAAACGAAGACGAGTCGATTCAACTGGATCAAGTTACAGCACCACGTCCAGTCAGCATACTTCAGTAAGTAGCCGTGGCGTTACACCAGATAGTGGAAATTGGGATTGA